A region of the Burkholderia pyrrocinia genome:
TCCGCGCTCGCGCTCACCTGGGCGCTGTCCGGCGCCGCGACCGGCGCATGGTCCGACGCGCGCGGCACGCGCAAGCCGCTGCTGATCGCCGCCGTGCTCGGCTTTTCCGTGTGCTCGGCGCTGTCGGGGCTGGTCGGCGGCTTCGCGAGCCTGATCGCGTTCCGCGCGTTGATGGGCATCGCCGAAGGCCCCGTGCTGCCGCTGTCGCAGTCGCTGATGGTCGAGAGTTCGACGCCCAGCCGCCGCGGGCTGAACATGGGCTTGCTGCAGGGCTCGGCTGCCGGCCTGCTCGGCGCGATGATCGGGCCGCCGGTCGTGATCGGGATCGCGACCGCGTACGGCTGGCGCCACGCGTTCTACGTGTCGTGCATTCCGGGCTTCCTGATCGCATTCTGCATCTGGCGCTGGGTTCGCGAAGCACCGCCCGGCGGCGCACGGCATGCGCAGGCCGACACCGTCGGCGCGCCGGCGGCGGGCGGCGCGGCAATCAGCCGCTGGGCGCTGCTGAAGGAACGCAACATCCTGCTCTGCGTGCTGATCAGTTGCTTCTTCCTCACGTGGTTCATCGTGATCATCTCGTTCGCGCCGGTGTTCCTCGTCGACAGCCGCCACCTGTCCCCGTCCGACATGGGCGTCGTGATGACCTGCCTCGGCGCCGCGTGGGTGTTCTGGGGTTTCGCGGTGCCCGCGATCTCCGACCGGATCGGCCGCAAGCCGACGATGATCGTGTTCGCGCTGATCGCCGCCGCGTGCCCCATCGCGATGATTCACGCGAATTCGCTGGTGGCGCTGTGCGCACTCGTGCTCGCGACCTACACGGGCCTCGGCTGCTTCACGCTGTTCATGGCGACGATCCCGGCCGAAACGGTGCCGCCCCGCTCGATCGCCAGCGCGCTCGGGCTGATCATGGGCGCCGGCGAACTGATCGGCGGCTTCGTCGCGCCGACCGTTGCCGGCTTCGCGGCGGACAAGTACGGCCTGCAGTTCGCGATGTGGACGTCGGCAACCGGCGCGATCCTCGCGTGCGTGCTGTCGTTCGGCCTCGTCGAAACCGCGCCCGCCGTGCTGCGCAAGCGCGCGCTCGCCGGCGCCGCCGCCAGCCGTCTCGATACACCGAACCTCGGAGGACGCTGACATGCGCGCACTTCAATGGCATGGCCCGCGCGACGTCCGTCTCGTGGAAATCGACACGCCGCGCGTCGGACCGGGCGAGGTGCGCATCGCGGTCGCCTATTGCGGCATCTGCGGCAGCGACCTGCACGAATACGCGGACGGCCCGCACGCGATTCCGGTCGACACGCCGCATGCGCTGTCCGGGCGCACCGCGCCGCTGACGCTCGGCCACGAGTTCTGCGGCACCGTCGTCGAAGTCGGCGAAGGCGTGACGACCCTGAACCCGGGCGACTGCGTCGCCGTCGAGCCCGAATATCGCTGCCACCAATGTGCGTACTGCCGCTCGGGCTCGTACAACCTGTGCGTGTCGATGGGCTTCGCGGGCCTGATGGGCGACGGCGGGATGGCCGACTTCGCGGTCGTGCCGGCCTACATGCTGCATCGGCTGCCCGACGGCGTCAGTCTCGAGCAGGCCGCCGTGATGGAACCCGCCGCCGTCGCGCTGCACGCGTTGCGCCGTGCCGAACTCCGGCTCGGCGACACCTGCGCGGTGTTCGGGCTCGGGCCGATCGGCCTGTTGCTGATCCAGCTCGCGAAGCTGCAGGGCGCGACGACCATCGTGGCGGTCGACGTGTCGCCCGAGCGCCTCGCGGCCGCCATACGCTTCGGCGCGACGCACACGTTCAATGCGCGCTCGCTCGACGCGTCCGTGCTGCGCGACGCGATCCGCGAGGCGTCGGGCGGGCTCGGCGTCGATGCGAGCTTCGAGGCCGCCGGTTTGCCGGCCACGTTCGAAGCGGCGATGCAGGCGCTGCGCAAGGGCGGCCGCGTCGTGATGGTCGGCCTGATGCCGCAGGCGGGCTTCGATGCGTTCCGCGCGGTCAACGACGAACTGACCTTCACGGCAAGCGTCGGTTACCGGCATGCATACGAAGACCTGCTGCGCATCGTCGCGTCGGGCGCGCTCGACCTCACGTCGATCGTTACACGCACCGTATCGCTCGAAGATGCCGTCGCCGACGGCTTCGACGCGCTGCTCGCCGATCGTACGCAGATCAAGATCCTGGTTTCTCCCGCGCAGCGGTCCGCCCGCCGCGCCCACCTCATCGGGAGTGTCGAACATGAGTCACCCGTGGGCGTTTGAAGGCAAGACCGTCGTCGTGACGGGCGGCACGTCGGGCATCGGTGCGAGCACGGCCTGGCGCTTCGCGGAAGCGGGCGCGTCGGTCGTCGCGCTCGGGCTCGACGTCGCCGGCCCGCATGCGCCCGTGCATCCGCGCGTCCGGTGCGTGGAGCTGAACGTGACCGACAGCGACGCGCTGACGCGCACGATCGCCGCGTTGCCGCGGCTCGACGTGCTCGTCAACGGCGTCGGCATCAGCCGGCACGCGGACGAATACCGGATGGATCAGTTCGAGCTCGTGCTGAACGTGAACCTGACGTCGGTGATGCGCGCGTCCGACGCCGCGTTGCCGGCGCTGTCCGCGCATGGCGGCAGCATCGTCAACGTCGCGTCGATGTACACGTACTTCGGCAGCAAGGACCGGCCCGCGTACAGCGCGAGCAAGGGCGGCATCGCACAGCTCACGCGTTCGCTCGCGCAGGCGTGGGCCGAGCGCGGCATTCGCGTGAACGCCGTCGCGCCCGGCTGGATCGATACGCCGCTCAGCAGCGGGCTGATGGCCGACGCGCAGGCGTCGCGGCAGATCCTCGATCGCACCCCGCTCGGGCGCTGGGGCACCGCCGACGAGGTCGCGAACGTGATCCTGTTCCTGTGCTCGCCCGGCGCGTCGTTCGTGACCGGCGCGGTCGTGCCGGTGGACGGCGGGTATTCGACGGTCTAGCCGCCCGCGCGTCGCGGCGGCAAGCGGTACCCCACCGCCGCGACGCGTCATCCGGTTCCGCTTTATCCCCGTCGGGCCGAGTCCGTTCCGGCCCGGCATTCATCACGACAATCAGTAGTCCCATCAAAAATATCCGATCCGATCGGAAACATGTGAGGAGCACCTTGGAGATGACGAAAAAGACCCTTCTGGCCCTCGCGGCCTGCGCGATCCCGGCCGCGGCGCTCGCGCAGAGCAGCGTGACGATGTTCGGGCTGATGGACGCCGGCCTCAGTTACGTCAGCAACGAAGGCGGCCACGGAAACGCGAAATTCGACGACAACATCTTTTTTCCGAACCTGCTCGGCTTCGAAGGCAAGGAGGATCTCGGCGCGGGCACGCGCGCGATCTTCCGGCTCGTGAATCAGTATTCGCTCGGCAACGGTTCGATCATCGGCGGCGGGTTGTTCGCGCGGCAGGCCTACGTCG
Encoded here:
- a CDS encoding 2,3-butanediol dehydrogenase translates to MRALQWHGPRDVRLVEIDTPRVGPGEVRIAVAYCGICGSDLHEYADGPHAIPVDTPHALSGRTAPLTLGHEFCGTVVEVGEGVTTLNPGDCVAVEPEYRCHQCAYCRSGSYNLCVSMGFAGLMGDGGMADFAVVPAYMLHRLPDGVSLEQAAVMEPAAVALHALRRAELRLGDTCAVFGLGPIGLLLIQLAKLQGATTIVAVDVSPERLAAAIRFGATHTFNARSLDASVLRDAIREASGGLGVDASFEAAGLPATFEAAMQALRKGGRVVMVGLMPQAGFDAFRAVNDELTFTASVGYRHAYEDLLRIVASGALDLTSIVTRTVSLEDAVADGFDALLADRTQIKILVSPAQRSARRAHLIGSVEHESPVGV
- a CDS encoding SDR family NAD(P)-dependent oxidoreductase; its protein translation is MSHPWAFEGKTVVVTGGTSGIGASTAWRFAEAGASVVALGLDVAGPHAPVHPRVRCVELNVTDSDALTRTIAALPRLDVLVNGVGISRHADEYRMDQFELVLNVNLTSVMRASDAALPALSAHGGSIVNVASMYTYFGSKDRPAYSASKGGIAQLTRSLAQAWAERGIRVNAVAPGWIDTPLSSGLMADAQASRQILDRTPLGRWGTADEVANVILFLCSPGASFVTGAVVPVDGGYSTV
- a CDS encoding MFS transporter, which codes for MTSQSSPKLSWTYENRLLLILFMTFGFVFFDRLALSFLFPFMSAELHLTNAQLGMVSSALALTWALSGAATGAWSDARGTRKPLLIAAVLGFSVCSALSGLVGGFASLIAFRALMGIAEGPVLPLSQSLMVESSTPSRRGLNMGLLQGSAAGLLGAMIGPPVVIGIATAYGWRHAFYVSCIPGFLIAFCIWRWVREAPPGGARHAQADTVGAPAAGGAAISRWALLKERNILLCVLISCFFLTWFIVIISFAPVFLVDSRHLSPSDMGVVMTCLGAAWVFWGFAVPAISDRIGRKPTMIVFALIAAACPIAMIHANSLVALCALVLATYTGLGCFTLFMATIPAETVPPRSIASALGLIMGAGELIGGFVAPTVAGFAADKYGLQFAMWTSATGAILACVLSFGLVETAPAVLRKRALAGAAASRLDTPNLGGR